From the Mycobacterium sp. 155 genome, the window ACCGAGATCAACGGCCTGGGCGGCGACTGCGCCGAGACCGAGGACGGCCTGCTCATCACGGCCCGGCCGCTGCACGGCGGGGTGTGGCGGTCCTACTCCGATCACCGGATGGCCACCGCCGGCGCGATCATCGGATTGAAGGTGCCCGGCGTCGAGGTGGAAAACGTCGAGACGACGGCCAAGACCCTGCCGGACTTTCCAGGAATGTGGGCAGCCATGCTGGCGGACCCACGGGGGGAATAGGCGATTTGAGCCCGCGGGGCAGCAATTTTCGGGACTACGACGAATCCGATGTCCGGATCAGGCCGGGTCGGGGCACCCGTCCGCGCACCAAGACCAGGCCTGAACACGCCGATGCCCGCTCCGCAATGGTCGTCACGGTGGACCGCGGCCGGTGGGGGTGCGCGCTGGACCGCGACCCGGATCGTCGCGTCACCGCGATGCGGGCGCGTGAACTCGGCCGAACCCCGATCGTGGTGGGCGACGATGTGGACGTCGTCGGGGATCTGTCGGGCCGTCCCGACACCCTGGCCCGCATCGTGCGGCGCGGTGAGCGACGAACGGTGTTGCGCCGCACCGCCGATGACACGGACCCTACCGAGCGGGTGGTGGTCGCCAATGCCGACCAGCTGCTCATCGTGGTGGCGCTGGCCGACCCGCCGCCGCGCACGGGGTTCGTCGAGCGTGCGCTCATCGCCGCATACGCCGGCGGGCTCAGACCGATTCTGTGCCTCACGAAGTCGGATCTGGCGCCGCCGGAGGCCTTCACCGAACAGTTCGCCGATCTGGATCTGACGATCGTCAACGCCGGGCGCGATGATCCGCTCGACGCGGTTGCGCCACTGTTGGGCGGTGAGGTGACGGTTTTCCTGGGCCATTCCGGCGTGGGCAAGTCCACGCTCGTCAATCGCCTTGTGCCTGAAGCCGATCGCGCGACCGGCGAGGTGTCGGGCGTCGGTAAGGGTAAGCACACGTCAACTCAGTCCGTTGCGCTACCGCTCGACGGCGCGGGCTGGGTGATCGACACTCCGGGGATCCGCTCGTTCGGGTTGGCCCACATCGAGCCGGACGACGTGCTGTTGGCGTTCTCCGATCTGACCGAGGCCATCGCCGATTGTCCACGGGGTTGCGGGCACATGGGTCCGCCCGCAGACCCGGAGTGCGCGCTCGATCAGCTGTCGGGTCCGGCGGCGGATCGTGTTGCCGCGGCTCGCCGCCTGTTGGCCGTGCTGAAGGAAACCTGAGCTCAGTCTTCGCCTTCCTGAATACCCGGAAACGACAACTGCGGTGAGATCAGCAGTCCGGATGGACCGCGATCTCACCGCAGTGTCGACGCGTCAGCTTACGAGGCGTGCCCGACGGCCCGCTTGGTCGCTCGGCGCTCACGGCGCCACTCGCGCACGGTCTCGAACGCGGTCTTGAGGCCGCGCCGGCGCCCGGTGACGGGATCGGTCCCGATGAATCCGCCTTCCAGGGCGTCCAACTCGGCGAACATCCGCTCGCTGTGCGTCTCCGGAGCATCGTCGGCGGTGTCCCGCAGGAACCTGTTCGGCAAAGACAGCTTGGCGATCGTGCGCCACGACTTGCCGTACTGCACCAGGAACGACCCCGTGGTGTACGGCAGGTCGTACTTGTCGCACAGCGCCTGCACCCGAATCGAGATCTCGTAGAGCCGGTTGCTCGGCAGATCCGGATACAGGTGATGCTCGATCTGGTGGCACAGGTTGCCGCTCATGAACCGCAGCACCGGGCCGTTCTCGAAGTTGGCGCTGCCCAGCATCTGCCGCAGGTACCAGTGGCCGCGGCTCTCACCGATCATGTCGGTCTTGGTGAACTTCTCTGCACC encodes:
- the rsgA gene encoding ribosome small subunit-dependent GTPase A; the protein is MSPRGSNFRDYDESDVRIRPGRGTRPRTKTRPEHADARSAMVVTVDRGRWGCALDRDPDRRVTAMRARELGRTPIVVGDDVDVVGDLSGRPDTLARIVRRGERRTVLRRTADDTDPTERVVVANADQLLIVVALADPPPRTGFVERALIAAYAGGLRPILCLTKSDLAPPEAFTEQFADLDLTIVNAGRDDPLDAVAPLLGGEVTVFLGHSGVGKSTLVNRLVPEADRATGEVSGVGKGKHTSTQSVALPLDGAGWVIDTPGIRSFGLAHIEPDDVLLAFSDLTEAIADCPRGCGHMGPPADPECALDQLSGPAADRVAAARRLLAVLKET